The Rhizobiaceae bacterium genome contains the following window.
TTGGTCATCACGGTCGCGGCTGAAGACCGCCCGGAAGGCGTGAACCTGCGGATCCAAAGCGTCAAGTCGCTTGAGGAAGAGGCGACACAGATACAGAAATCCATGCGTATCTATGTTCGCGACCGGATTCCCGTTCCAGCACTGGCATCTCAGCTTGCTGTCAGGGGTGACGGCCAGGTCAGCTTCATCGTCATCAAGGAAGAGGGCAAGGGCGAGGTCGAGATTGAACTGCCCGAGCGCTACAAGTTCGATGCGCGCGTCGCTTCCGCTATGCGCGCCATTCCCGGCGTGGTCGAGGTCGAACTGGTTTGATCTACCGGAGCCGCTTCGGCTTCGGCTCCGCAAGCTCCCCGGCGAGGCGGCGGTCCAGATAGTCCGCGCATTCCTCAATCAGTTGCTCGGCATGGCTTGCGAAAAAATGGTTCGCACCGGGCAGCGTTTTCTGGGTGATGGTGATGCCCTTTTGCGTGTGGAGCTTGTCCACCAGAACCTGAACATCCTTGGGCGGCGCAACCTTGTCCGCATCGCCGTGGATAATCAGGCCCGACGAAGGGCAGGGCGCGAGAAATGAGAAGTCATATGTGTTCGGCTGCGGCGCGACCGAAATGAAGCCTTCGATCTCCGGGCGGCGCATCAGGAGTTGCATCCCGATCCACGCGCCGAACGAATAGCCCGCGACCCAGCAGCTTTTCGAATCGGGATGCAGCGACTGCACCCAGTCGAGCGCGGCGGCTGCGTCGGAAAGCTCGCCGACTCCGTGGTCGAACGCGCCCTGACTGCGGCCAATGCCCCTGAAATTGAAGCGAAGCGTGGTGAAATTTCGCTTCTGGAACATATAGAAAAGATCGTAGACGATCTTGTTGTTCATCGTTCCGCCAAATTGCGGGTGCGGATGCAGCACAATGGCAATCGGTGCGTTCTTTTCCTTGGAAGGCTGGTAGCGGCCTTCGAGCCGTCCTTCGGGACCGTTGAAAATGACCTCTGGCATAAAATACTCCGAAAGACTCCACTTATTGTGCCGGGAGATTCGAAACCGGCCCGCTCAAGCCTTGACGCAGTGCGTTGGCCGTCCTAGAGCTAGTTTAGAATGGTTCAAAATTGGATGGTGACACGCCATCCCTGCAAGAGCGGCTAGATAGGACGGCTCGACTATCAATTTCAAGGAAATTGCGAGTCCAGCAGTTCGCGCCGGGTTTTGATCGCAAGAATATCGGATCGAAAGCGCATGAACGGGCGTCGCGCCTATCTCGACTACAACGCCAGTGCCCCGCTGCTCGACGCGGCGCGCTCTGCCGTGGTCGATGCGCTCGACGTGTTCGGCAATCCTTCCTCCGTTCACAGCGAAGGACGCAAGGCGCGGCAGTTGGTCGAGACCGCGCGCCGACAGGTGGCAGCGCTGGTCAACGGCAGGGCCGAGCATGTGACGTTCACCTCGGGCGCCACCGAGGCCGCCGCGACGCTGCTGACGCCCGACTGGCAGATGGGCCGCGCGCCGCTTCGTATGAGCAGGCTTTATGTGTGCGAGGCCGACCACCCCTGCCTGTTGAACGGCGGCCGGTTCGCCACGGGCGAGATTGCGCGCGTCGGCGTCGACCGCGACGGTATTGTCGACCTTCAGGCGTTGCGGGATGCGCTCGCCCTGCATCCGCGCGACAGCGGCCTGCCGCTGGTGGCAATCCATGCGGTCAACAACGAATCGGGCGTGGTGCAGCCGGTCTTGCAGATTGCGGCGCTGGTTCGTGATGCGGGCGGTGTACTGGTGCTGGATGCCGTTCAGGCAGCGGGACGCATCGCGCTCGACCAGGCGGCGGGAATTGCCGACTACATCATCCTGTCCTCGCATAAGATCGGCGGGCCGAAGGGCGCGGGGGCGATTGTCGCGACCTCCGACCTGATGATGCCGAAGCCGCTGATCGCTGGCGGCGGGCAGGAAAAAGGACATCGCGCGGGTACCGAAAACCTTGCCGCAATCGTTGGCTTCGGCGTGGCTTCCGAGCTTGCAGCCAACGCCCTGCCGCACACGGATCGCATTCGCGCACTGCGGGACCGGATGGAGGCGCGTGTCCTCGAAATCTGTCCCGATGCGATTGTGTATGGCGCAGCCGCGCAGCGTGTCGCGAATACCACATTCTTCTCGATCCCGGGAATGAAGGCGGAAACGGCGCAAATCGCGTTCGACCTCGCAGGTGTGGCGATTTCCGCCGGTTCGGCGTGCTCGTCGGGCAAGGTCGGCCCGAGCCATGTGCTCAAGGCCATGGGCTTTGGCGACGGCGCGGGCGGTTTGCGCGTTTCGATGGGGCATGGAACGACCGAAACGGACATCGAGGATTTCGAGCGTGCGCTTGGCGCGTTGATTTCGCGACGCGATTCAACCACACGGGCGGCTTGAAGAATGAAGCGGCTGAATTTATCAGCCGCAGACACTATATGAGGCGCAACACATAGCGCCGAGTTTGAAAACGGCCGGGTCTTGACCCCGGCATGGATGGAGAACGCAGATGCCTGCAGTGCAGGAGACGATAGATACTGTCCGCAAGATCGATGTGGACCAATACAAATACGGCTTCGAAACGGAAATCGAGACCGAGAAGGCTCCGAAGGGGCTGGATGAAGATATCATCCGCTACATTTCCGCGAAGAAGAACGAGCCCGAATGGATGCTGGAATGGCGTCTTGAGGCGTTCCGGCGCTGGCTGACGCTTGAGGAGCCCACATGGGCGCGCGTCGAATATCCGAAGATCGACTTTCAGGACATTTACTACTACGCCGCGCCGAAGAACCAGACGGGACCGCGTTCGCTCGACGAAGTCGATCCCGAACTGCTCAAGGTCTACGAAAAGCTGGGAATCCCGCTGCGCGAGCAGGAGATTCTAGCCGGAGTCCAGAAGCGGGACGGCGAGGCAGAGGAAAGCGACAATGTCTATGCGTCCGGTCGCGTTGCCGTGGACGCCGTGTTCGACTCCGTTTCCGTGGTCACGACCTTCAAGGAGGAGCTGGCCAAGGCGGGTGTTATCTTCTGTTCGATTTCGGAGGCGATCCGCGAGCATCCTGAGATCGTGAAGAAATATCTCGGCTCTGTGGTGCCGACGACCGATAATTACTATGCGACGCTCAACTCGGCGGTCTTCACGGACGGCTCTTTCGTGTTCGTGCCGAAGGGCGTGCGCTGCCCGATGGAGCTTTCGACCTATTTCCGCATCAACGAGCGCAACACCGGCCAGTTCGAGCGCACGCTGATCATCGCGGAGGAGGGCGCTTACGTCTCCTATCTCGAAGGCTGCACCGCGCCGCAGCGCGATGAAAACCAGCTTCATGCGGCCGTGGTCGAACTGATCGCGCTGGATGATGCCGAGATCAAATATTCGACCGTCCAGAACTGGTATCCCGGCGACGCACAGGGCAAGGGCGGGATCTACAATTTCGTCACCAAGCGCGGCGATTGCCGCGGGCATCGCTCCAAGATTTCATGGACGCAGGTCGAAACCGGCTCGGCGATCACCTGGAAATATCCGAGCTGCATCCTGCGCGGCGACGATTCGCGCGGCGAGTTCTATTCGATTGCGGTTTCCAACGGCTACCAGCAGATCGACAGCGGCACCAAGATGATCCATCTGGGCAAGAACACGTCGAGCCGCATCATCTCGAAGGGCATTGCCGCCGGTTTCTCGCAGAACACATATCGCGGGCAGGTTTCGGCGCACCGCAAGGCAACCAATGCGCGTAACTTCACCAATTGCGATTCCCTGCTGATCGGCGACCAGTGCGGCGCGCACACCGTGCCCTACATCGAGGCCAAAAACGCAACCGCGCAGTTCGAGCACGAAGCCACAACCTCGAAAATCTCCGAGGACCAGAAGTTCTACGTCATGCAGCGCGGCATCCCCGAGGAGGAAGCCATCGCGCTCATCGTCAACGGCTTCGTCAAGGAAGTGATTCAGGAACTGCCGATGGAATTCGCCGTCGAGGCGCAGAAGCTGATCGGGATTTCGCTCGAAGGCTCCGTTGGCTGACCGCAATAAATTTCAGGAAGAACAAGATGCTTGAGATCAAGAACCTGCACGCCAAGATCGCCGATACGGATACGGAAATCATCCGCGGCCTCAATCTCACCGTGAAAGCGGGTGAAGTGGCGGCGATCATGGGGCCGAACGGCTCCGGCAAGTCCACGCTGTCCTACATTCTCGCGGGACGCGACGACTATGAAGTCACTGAGGGCGATATTCTCTACAACGGCGAATCCATTCTTGAGATGGACCCCGCCGAACGCGCTGCCGCCGGAATTTTCCTGGCGTTCCAGTATCCGATGGAAATACCGGGCGTCGCCACTATGGAATTTCTAAAGGTGGCGATGAATGCCCAGCGCAAGGCGCGCGGCGAGGAGCCGCTGAAAGTGCCGGAATTTCTCAAGCGCGTGAAAGAGGCCGCCGCTTCTCTGTCGATGGACATGGACATGCTGAAGCGTCCGCTCAATGTCGGCTTTTCGGGTGGCGAGAAGAAGCGGGCCGAAATTCTCCAGATGAAGCTTCTCGAACCGAAGCTCTGCGTGCTGGACGAGACCGATTCCGGCCTCGATATCGATGCGCTCAAGATCGTCGCCGAAGGCGTGAACGCTTTGCGTTCGCCGGACCGCGCGGTCCTCGTCATCACCCATTATCAGCGGCTGCTCGATCATATCGTGCCAGACACGGTCCACGTGCTCTACAAGGGTCAGGTCATCAAGTCGGGCGACAAGGGGCTGGCGCACGAGCTTGAGGCAAACGGCTATGCCGGCGTGATCGGCGAGGCGGCTTGAGGATTGGCCATGAACATGCATGCTCAAATGCACACGACTGCGGAGAAGGCGATCCTCGACGCTTTCGACCGCCAGATGGCCGATCTGCCGGGTGACAGCGCAATTGCCGTCAAGCGCGACAATGCCGTCGAATTGCTGAAGTCGGGCCTGCCCACAAAGCGCGTGGAATCCTGGCACTACACGGACCTGCGCCGGCTCCTGACCTCCGTGCCGGACTTTGCCGCGGCGGGCGACGCCAAGGTGCTGGCACCCGTCATCGAAGGCTCCACCGTGCTTGCTTTGCTCAACGGAAAGGCAGTGGGGAACCTGAGCGGGATCGAAGGCGTCACCGTGCAGCGCGTTTCGGAAAAGCTTCAGGACGGCAGCCTCGCGGCGGCGCTAGACCTTGCGGGTGACGATGATGCTATCGGCGCGTTGAACACCGCGTTCGTGACCGATGGCTGGCATGTCCGCATCGCGGACGGTGCAGAACCCGACGCACCGCTCGAATTGCAGAACGTTCAGGGCGGCGGCCAGTCGCATGTGCGCCTGCCGGTGCGCGTCGGAAACGGCGCGAAGGCGACAATTGTCGAGCGCCATGCGGGTCGCGAGACGGGGCTGGTGAGTTCGGTGACCAACCTCCTTGTCGGCGATGACGCGGAGGTTCTGTGGCTGATCGTGCAGGAACAGCCCGAGGCTTCCACCCATCTGGCACAGTTCAATGCATGGATCGGCAAGAACTCGCGGCTGACGCTGTTCATCATGAATTCCGGCGGCAAGCTCGTCCGGCAGGAAATCCGAGTCGTCACCAAGGGCGAAGGGTCCGACTTCCAGCTTCGCGGCGTGAATCTGCTGGCCGGCGACACACACACTGACGTCACCATGGTGCTTGACCACGCAGTTCCGAACACGACTTCGCGCGAGCTTGTCCGCAATATCGTGACCGGCAAGGCGCGCGGTGTTTTTCAGGGACGCATCAATGTGCATCAGGTCGCGCAGAAGACCGATGCCAAGATGGCGTGCAACACGCTGCTTCTCTCCGATGACGGCGAGTTTTCGACAAAGCCGGAGCTGGAGATTTTCGCGGACGATGTTGCCTGCGGCCACGGCGCGACGGTCACCGAGATCGACAGGAACCATTTGTTCTATCTGATGGCGCGGGGCATCGACGAAAAGGACGCAAGGGGCCTCCTTGTGAAGGCATTCCTTGCCGAAGTGATCGAGGAACTGGAAGTCGAGCCGGTCGTTGAGGCGCTGGAAGCGCGGCTCGATGCGTGGTTTGCGGCGCACGGCTAGGACGATGGACCAGAAGGTCGAAACACCACCCTATGACGTCGAGGCCGTCCGCCGCGACTTCCCGATCCTGTCGCGCGAAGTCTATGGCAAGCCACTGGTCTACCTAGACAATGGCGCTTCGGCACAGAAGCCGCAGATCGTGCTCGACACCATCCAGCGCGCCTATTCGCAGGAATATGCCAACGTCCATCGTGGCCTGCATTTCCTCTCCAACACCGCCACGGACGCCTATGAAAAGGCGCGCGAGATCGTGCGGCGCTTCCTGAATGCGCCGTCGGTGGACAACATCGTTTTCACCTCGAACACGACATCCGCCATCAACACTGTCGCCTATGGATTCGGCATGCCGAACATCGGCGAAGGCGACGAAATCGTGCTCTCCATCATGGAGCATCACTCGAACATCGTTCCCTGGCACTTCATCCGGGAGCGACAGGGCGCTAAGCTGGTCTGGGTGCCGGTCGATGATCTGGGCGCATTTCGCATCGAGGAATTCGAGCGCTCGCTGACGCCACGAACGAAGCTCGTCGCCATCACCCATATGTCGAATGCGCTCGGCACGATCACCCCGATCAAGGAAATCTGCCGCATCGCGCATGAGCGCGGAATCCCCGTTCTGGTCGATGGCAGTCAGGCGGCGGTGCACCTGCCGGTGGATGTACAGTACCTCGATTGCGACTTCTATGTCTTCACTGGTCACAAGGTCTACGGCCCGTCGGGCATCGGCGCGCTGTACGGCAAGGCGGAATATCTGGAGCGCATGCGCCCTTTCATGGGTGGTGGCGAGATGATCGAGCAGGTGACGACCGAAACCGTCACCTACAACGCCCCGCCGCACCGCTTCGAAGCAGGCACGCCGCCCATCGTGCAGGCAATCGGGCTTGGCGCGGCGCTGGAATATATGGACTCGGTCGGGCGCGAGCGCATCGCGGCGCATGAGGCGAGGCTGACGGAGTATGCACATGAGCGCCTGCGGGCGATCAATTCCCTGCGCATATTCGGTGAGGCGCCGGGCAAGGGAGCGATCGTTTCGTTCGAGCTTCAGGGCATCCATGCCCATGACGTGTCCATGGTCATCGACCGGCAGGGCGTTGCGGTGCGCGCGGGCACACATTGTGCGCAACCCCTGTTGCAACGTTTCGGCGTGACCTCTACATGCAGGGCGAGCTTCGGCATGTACAATACGCTTGCCGAGGTTGACGCTTTGGCGGACGCGCTGGAAAAGGCGCGCAAATTTTTCGGATGAGTCTCGTGGAACGATCCGACAGCACCGACAAGGAAACGAGCGAGCAGCATGAAAATGCTGGCGGCACGTTTTCGGCTTCAGCTATCCCTGAACAGGAACTGGCGCGCCTGACGGACGACATCGTCTCGGCGCTGAAAACCGTCTACGACCCTGAAATCCCGGCTGACATTTATGAACTCGGCCTGATTTACAAGATCGATATCGAGGACGACCGTTCGGTTAAGATCGACATGACGCTGACTGCGCCCGGATGTCCCGTGGCTGGCGAGATGCCCGGCTGGGTGGAAAACGCTGTTGGTGCCGTCGAGGGCGTTTCGGGGGTCGACGTGAAGATGGTGTTCGATCCGCCCTGGACGCCGGATCGCATGTCCGAAGAAGCACAGGTCGCCGTGGGCTGGTATTGAGGCCCGGCTTGCATCAGATGGGAATCTTTCCCATCTTGAGGTAGAAGAGTGCATTCCGCAGGCTTTTGAACCTGCCGTGAGTGGAGACTGCAATGGGACGTTTCAGCGTCATCAGCATGACCGACAGGGCCGCCGACCGCGTCCGCGAAATCGTCGCGA
Protein-coding sequences here:
- the sufD gene encoding Fe-S cluster assembly protein SufD — translated: MNMHAQMHTTAEKAILDAFDRQMADLPGDSAIAVKRDNAVELLKSGLPTKRVESWHYTDLRRLLTSVPDFAAAGDAKVLAPVIEGSTVLALLNGKAVGNLSGIEGVTVQRVSEKLQDGSLAAALDLAGDDDAIGALNTAFVTDGWHVRIADGAEPDAPLELQNVQGGGQSHVRLPVRVGNGAKATIVERHAGRETGLVSSVTNLLVGDDAEVLWLIVQEQPEASTHLAQFNAWIGKNSRLTLFIMNSGGKLVRQEIRVVTKGEGSDFQLRGVNLLAGDTHTDVTMVLDHAVPNTTSRELVRNIVTGKARGVFQGRINVHQVAQKTDAKMACNTLLLSDDGEFSTKPELEIFADDVACGHGATVTEIDRNHLFYLMARGIDEKDARGLLVKAFLAEVIEELEVEPVVEALEARLDAWFAAHG
- a CDS encoding cysteine desulfurase, whose product is MDQKVETPPYDVEAVRRDFPILSREVYGKPLVYLDNGASAQKPQIVLDTIQRAYSQEYANVHRGLHFLSNTATDAYEKAREIVRRFLNAPSVDNIVFTSNTTSAINTVAYGFGMPNIGEGDEIVLSIMEHHSNIVPWHFIRERQGAKLVWVPVDDLGAFRIEEFERSLTPRTKLVAITHMSNALGTITPIKEICRIAHERGIPVLVDGSQAAVHLPVDVQYLDCDFYVFTGHKVYGPSGIGALYGKAEYLERMRPFMGGGEMIEQVTTETVTYNAPPHRFEAGTPPIVQAIGLGAALEYMDSVGRERIAAHEARLTEYAHERLRAINSLRIFGEAPGKGAIVSFELQGIHAHDVSMVIDRQGVAVRAGTHCAQPLLQRFGVTSTCRASFGMYNTLAEVDALADALEKARKFFG
- a CDS encoding alpha/beta hydrolase codes for the protein MPEVIFNGPEGRLEGRYQPSKEKNAPIAIVLHPHPQFGGTMNNKIVYDLFYMFQKRNFTTLRFNFRGIGRSQGAFDHGVGELSDAAAALDWVQSLHPDSKSCWVAGYSFGAWIGMQLLMRRPEIEGFISVAPQPNTYDFSFLAPCPSSGLIIHGDADKVAPPKDVQVLVDKLHTQKGITITQKTLPGANHFFASHAEQLIEECADYLDRRLAGELAEPKPKRLR
- the sufC gene encoding Fe-S cluster assembly ATPase SufC; the protein is MLEIKNLHAKIADTDTEIIRGLNLTVKAGEVAAIMGPNGSGKSTLSYILAGRDDYEVTEGDILYNGESILEMDPAERAAAGIFLAFQYPMEIPGVATMEFLKVAMNAQRKARGEEPLKVPEFLKRVKEAAASLSMDMDMLKRPLNVGFSGGEKKRAEILQMKLLEPKLCVLDETDSGLDIDALKIVAEGVNALRSPDRAVLVITHYQRLLDHIVPDTVHVLYKGQVIKSGDKGLAHELEANGYAGVIGEAA
- the sufB gene encoding Fe-S cluster assembly protein SufB, whose amino-acid sequence is MPAVQETIDTVRKIDVDQYKYGFETEIETEKAPKGLDEDIIRYISAKKNEPEWMLEWRLEAFRRWLTLEEPTWARVEYPKIDFQDIYYYAAPKNQTGPRSLDEVDPELLKVYEKLGIPLREQEILAGVQKRDGEAEESDNVYASGRVAVDAVFDSVSVVTTFKEELAKAGVIFCSISEAIREHPEIVKKYLGSVVPTTDNYYATLNSAVFTDGSFVFVPKGVRCPMELSTYFRINERNTGQFERTLIIAEEGAYVSYLEGCTAPQRDENQLHAAVVELIALDDAEIKYSTVQNWYPGDAQGKGGIYNFVTKRGDCRGHRSKISWTQVETGSAITWKYPSCILRGDDSRGEFYSIAVSNGYQQIDSGTKMIHLGKNTSSRIISKGIAAGFSQNTYRGQVSAHRKATNARNFTNCDSLLIGDQCGAHTVPYIEAKNATAQFEHEATTSKISEDQKFYVMQRGIPEEEAIALIVNGFVKEVIQELPMEFAVEAQKLIGISLEGSVG
- a CDS encoding cysteine desulfurase translates to MNGRRAYLDYNASAPLLDAARSAVVDALDVFGNPSSVHSEGRKARQLVETARRQVAALVNGRAEHVTFTSGATEAAATLLTPDWQMGRAPLRMSRLYVCEADHPCLLNGGRFATGEIARVGVDRDGIVDLQALRDALALHPRDSGLPLVAIHAVNNESGVVQPVLQIAALVRDAGGVLVLDAVQAAGRIALDQAAGIADYIILSSHKIGGPKGAGAIVATSDLMMPKPLIAGGGQEKGHRAGTENLAAIVGFGVASELAANALPHTDRIRALRDRMEARVLEICPDAIVYGAAAQRVANTTFFSIPGMKAETAQIAFDLAGVAISAGSACSSGKVGPSHVLKAMGFGDGAGGLRVSMGHGTTETDIEDFERALGALISRRDSTTRAA
- a CDS encoding SUF system Fe-S cluster assembly protein; this translates as MSLVERSDSTDKETSEQHENAGGTFSASAIPEQELARLTDDIVSALKTVYDPEIPADIYELGLIYKIDIEDDRSVKIDMTLTAPGCPVAGEMPGWVENAVGAVEGVSGVDVKMVFDPPWTPDRMSEEAQVAVGWY